CGAGGCGCGCTTCGCCGAACTGCTGCGCGCGAGCACGCAGGAGACGTGATGGCGCCGGGAGACGCGGCGTCGCCGCCTGAAGCCGGCACAACGCTCGCGTCCCCGTGAGCTCATTGCGGCTTCGGCCCCGGTGCCGACTTCGCCCGCAGCAGCAGCGCCGCCGCCGTGCAGCCCAGCATGGCGATGCCGGCGATCAGGAACGTGTCGCTGTACGCCATGAACAGGGCCTCGCGCATGACGCGCTGCTCGATGAGGCCGAGCGCGGCGTCGCGCGCCTGGCCGCCCGCAACGCCCATTTTGGCCATCCAGTGCTGCATCATGTGCATCCGGTCGCGAAATGCCTCCGCGTACGGCGTCACCGCCTCGCCGATCCGCATGGCATGGAGCTTTTGCCGCTCGACCACGATCTGGCTGGCCACGGCAATGCCGATGGCGCCCCCGACGTTTCGCACCATCGTGAAGAGCCCCGACGCCGATCCGACCTGCGCCTTCTCCACGCCGGCGACCGCCATGACCGACAGCGCCACCACGACCAGCGACTGACCGACACCCCGCACGATCAACGACGGTTCGATGACGTTGACGCCCGCGTCGATATTGAGATTCACGTTCATGAGACACCCGGCCGCCACCAGCGCGAAGCCGGCAATGATCGTCGTGCGCGGGCCGATGCGGCGCATCAGCGGCGGCGTGAGGAACGACATCACGAACTGCACCGCCCCGTAGGGAATCATGGTCAGCCCGATATCGCGTGCGCTGAACCCATGGAGCTCCGCAAAGTAGTTCGGCACCAGGAACACCACGCCAAACACCACAGCCCCGAACAGGAACTGCATGAGGCTTGCCACGCCGAAGTTGTACCGGGCGAGCAGCCGCAGGTTGATGAACGGTTCGGCGCGGTGCCACTGCGTCCAGGCGAATGCCGCCAGACCGATGGCGGCAACGATCGACAGTTGCACCATCTCGGTCGAGGCGAACCAGTCCTTTCGCCCGCCCTCCTCCAGCACGATCTGCAGCGCGCTCAGGCCGATGGCCATCGCGCCGATACCGAACCAGTCGGCGCGCCTGAGCCGATCCAGATGCACCGGCGTCGCCTTGATCGACCAGCCGATGGCGGCAAGCAGCGCGATGCCGGGCGGGATCTGGAGATAGAAGATCCACCGCCACGAGTACATCTCCGTCAGCCATCCGCCCAGCGATGGGCCGGCGGCCTGCGCCACGTTATTCGCCACGGCGAACAGCGCCATTCCCAGCGGATGTCGCGACGGAGGCAGTTCCGAGACGATCAGTTGGAACGACAGTGGGATCAGCACCCCACCGAACGCGCCCTGCAGCGCTCGGGCGACGATCATGGTGGAGATGTCGGGCGCGAGCGAGCAGGCCAGCGAGAACAGCAGGAAGCCCCCGGTGCCCACGAGCAGCACGCGCCGCGCCGAGAACACCTGCACCAGCCAGCCTGTCAGCGGAATCACAATGATCTCGGCGACGAGATAGGCCGTGGTGATCCACGATCCTTCCTCGAAACTCGCCCCGAGCGAGCCGCG
The Pandoraea pulmonicola DNA segment above includes these coding regions:
- a CDS encoding MDR family MFS transporter, with amino-acid sequence MSAAAPAPESGHVSLRAWVAVLGGVFGCFMAGMNVHVTNASLPDIRGSLGASFEEGSWITTAYLVAEIIVIPLTGWLVQVFSARRVLLVGTGGFLLFSLACSLAPDISTMIVARALQGAFGGVLIPLSFQLIVSELPPSRHPLGMALFAVANNVAQAAGPSLGGWLTEMYSWRWIFYLQIPPGIALLAAIGWSIKATPVHLDRLRRADWFGIGAMAIGLSALQIVLEEGGRKDWFASTEMVQLSIVAAIGLAAFAWTQWHRAEPFINLRLLARYNFGVASLMQFLFGAVVFGVVFLVPNYFAELHGFSARDIGLTMIPYGAVQFVMSFLTPPLMRRIGPRTTIIAGFALVAAGCLMNVNLNIDAGVNVIEPSLIVRGVGQSLVVVALSVMAVAGVEKAQVGSASGLFTMVRNVGGAIGIAVASQIVVERQKLHAMRIGEAVTPYAEAFRDRMHMMQHWMAKMGVAGGQARDAALGLIEQRVMREALFMAYSDTFLIAGIAMLGCTAAALLLRAKSAPGPKPQ